In a genomic window of Prochlorococcus marinus subsp. marinus str. CCMP1375:
- the psaB gene encoding photosystem I core protein PsaB produces the protein MATKFPSFNQGLAQDPTTRRIWYGIATAHDFESHDGMTEEQLYQKLFATHFGHLAIIGLWVAGNLFHIAWQGNFEQWVTDPLHIRPIAHAIWDPHFGQGITDALTQAGATSPVNIAYSGLYHWWYTIGMRTNAQLFQGAIFLNILVCWLLFAGWLHLQPKFRPSLAWFKNAEAQLNHHLAVLFGFSSIAWTGHLVHVAIPESRGQHVGWDNWLSVLPHPQGLAPFFSLNWGAYAQNPDSLDAVFGTSQGAGTAIFTFLGGLHPQSESLWLTDIAHHHLAIGVMFIIAGHMYRNTFGIGHTLKEITEAHNTDNPNDPHTTAKDGRHFGVNHNGIFETVNNSLHFQLGLALASLGAACSLVAQHMGALPSYAFIARDYTTQSALYTHHQYIAMFLMVGAFSHGAIFFVRDYDPELNKGNVLARVLETKEALISHLSWVTMLLGFHTLGIYVHNDVVVAFGNPEKQILVEPVFAQAIQAFSGKVMYGINALLANANSSATLAANSMPGNHYWMDMINRQDALTNFLPIGPADFLVHHAIALGLHTTALILIKGALDARGSKLIPDKKDFGYAFPCDGPGRGGTCDSSAWDATYLAMFWALNTIAWITFYWHWKHLAIWQGNVAQFNESGTYLMGWFRDYLWLNSSQLINGYNPFGVNALSPWAWMFLFGHLIWATGFMFLISWRGYWQELIETLVWAHQRTPIANLVGWRDKPVALSIVQARLVGLTHFTVGNFVTFGAFVIASTSGKFG, from the coding sequence ATGGCAACGAAATTTCCATCGTTCAACCAGGGTCTGGCACAGGACCCTACAACCCGTCGTATTTGGTACGGCATCGCAACAGCTCATGACTTTGAAAGTCATGACGGAATGACCGAAGAGCAGCTTTATCAAAAGCTATTTGCTACTCACTTTGGTCATCTAGCCATAATTGGCTTATGGGTTGCAGGGAACCTGTTCCATATCGCCTGGCAGGGCAACTTCGAACAGTGGGTTACCGACCCGCTACATATTCGCCCAATTGCCCATGCAATTTGGGACCCTCACTTTGGCCAAGGCATTACAGATGCCTTAACCCAAGCTGGGGCAACCTCTCCTGTAAACATTGCTTATTCAGGTCTTTACCATTGGTGGTACACCATTGGAATGAGGACCAATGCACAACTTTTCCAGGGTGCGATTTTTCTAAATATTCTTGTTTGCTGGTTATTGTTTGCTGGTTGGTTGCATTTACAACCCAAATTCAGACCTTCCCTAGCATGGTTCAAGAATGCTGAAGCTCAATTAAATCATCATTTAGCTGTTTTATTTGGTTTTAGCAGCATTGCTTGGACAGGCCACCTTGTTCATGTAGCTATACCTGAATCAAGAGGTCAGCATGTTGGCTGGGATAACTGGCTAAGCGTCCTACCTCACCCTCAAGGTCTTGCTCCATTCTTCTCATTAAATTGGGGTGCATATGCTCAGAATCCTGATTCCTTAGATGCTGTTTTCGGCACTTCTCAAGGAGCAGGAACAGCTATTTTCACATTCCTAGGAGGACTTCATCCTCAAAGTGAATCTCTATGGCTAACTGATATTGCTCATCACCACCTAGCAATTGGTGTGATGTTCATAATTGCTGGTCATATGTATAGAAATACATTTGGGATAGGCCACACTTTAAAAGAAATAACAGAAGCACATAACACTGATAATCCAAATGATCCTCATACCACTGCCAAGGATGGGCGTCATTTTGGTGTTAATCACAATGGGATTTTTGAGACAGTTAACAACTCTCTCCATTTCCAACTTGGACTTGCTCTTGCTTCTCTAGGAGCTGCATGTAGCTTGGTTGCTCAACATATGGGGGCTCTTCCCTCTTATGCTTTCATAGCTAGGGACTACACAACACAGTCTGCTCTTTATACGCATCATCAATACATAGCTATGTTCTTGATGGTTGGAGCTTTCTCTCATGGAGCAATATTCTTTGTTCGGGACTATGATCCAGAACTAAATAAAGGTAATGTTCTTGCAAGAGTTTTAGAAACTAAAGAAGCCCTAATTAGTCATCTAAGCTGGGTGACTATGCTGTTAGGTTTCCATACCCTTGGCATATATGTTCACAACGATGTTGTAGTTGCTTTTGGTAATCCAGAAAAGCAAATACTTGTTGAACCAGTTTTCGCTCAAGCCATCCAAGCATTTAGCGGAAAAGTCATGTATGGCATTAACGCCCTCTTGGCAAATGCCAATAGTTCAGCAACCCTTGCAGCGAACAGCATGCCTGGCAATCACTATTGGATGGACATGATTAACAGGCAAGATGCCTTAACTAATTTCCTTCCAATTGGACCTGCTGATTTCTTAGTTCACCATGCGATTGCACTTGGTTTGCATACAACTGCATTGATCCTTATTAAAGGAGCTCTTGATGCACGAGGATCCAAACTCATTCCTGATAAGAAAGATTTTGGATATGCCTTCCCTTGTGACGGTCCTGGTAGAGGAGGTACCTGCGATAGTTCAGCTTGGGATGCTACTTACCTCGCTATGTTCTGGGCACTTAATACAATTGCTTGGATCACCTTCTATTGGCACTGGAAGCATTTGGCTATTTGGCAAGGCAATGTTGCTCAATTCAATGAATCAGGAACTTATCTAATGGGATGGTTCAGAGATTATCTGTGGCTAAATAGTTCACAGTTAATCAATGGATATAATCCATTTGGGGTAAATGCTTTGTCTCCTTGGGCATGGATGTTCCTATTTGGCCACTTGATATGGGCTACTGGTTTTATGTTCTTGATCTCCTGGAGAGGGTACTGGCAAGA
- the psaA gene encoding photosystem I core protein PsaA — protein sequence MTISPPERGEKAKGAAPTPYDQPVDRDHAPIDYEKLNKPGFWSSKLSKGPKTTTWIWNLHADAHDFDTHLGDLEETSRKIFSAHFGHLAVVFIWMSAAFFHGARFSNYTGWLADPTNVKPGAQVVWPVVGQEILNADLGGNYQGLQITSGIFQMWRAWGITSEVQLMALAIGGVIMAALMLHGGIYHYHKAAPKLEWFRKIEPMLQHHQIALIGLGSIAWAGHLIHIGAPVAALLDAIDAGNPLVVDGVSIASAADVTNLAPRLCDPAVASQIFPSLAGRTVENFFTLNWWAFTDILTNKGGLNPVTGSLWMTDISHHHLAFGVFAIFGGHMWRNNVHGVGHSMKEIMDVHKGDPILFPAPKGHQGIFEFLSNSWHGQLSINLAMVGSASIVVAHHMYALPPYPYIAIDYPTVLGLFTHHMWIGGLFICGAAAHAGIAMIRDYDPAVHIDNVLDRILKARDAIISHLNWVCMWLGFHSFGLYIHNDVMRALGRPKDMFSDTGIQLQPFLAQWVQNLQQSAVGTGDLVGAGNLPGSVLSEVFNGNVVEVGGKVAIAPIPLGTADLMIHHVHAFTIHVTLLILLKGVLYARSSRLIPDKAQLGFRFPCDGPGRGGTCQVSSWDHVFLGLFWMYNSLSVVIFHFSWKMQSDVWGLTGGNFAQSSITINGWLRDFLWAQSSQVLTSYGQPISMYGLMFLGAHFVWAFSLMFLFSGRGYWQELFESIIWAHNKLKVAPTIQPRALSITQGRAVGVAHFLLGGIATTWAFFHARLIGLG from the coding sequence ATGACCATTAGCCCACCAGAACGTGGGGAGAAAGCAAAAGGGGCAGCACCCACCCCTTACGACCAGCCAGTTGATAGAGATCATGCTCCTATCGACTATGAAAAACTCAACAAACCTGGGTTCTGGTCTTCAAAGCTTTCAAAAGGTCCCAAAACCACAACTTGGATTTGGAATCTCCACGCTGACGCTCACGACTTCGATACTCATCTAGGTGACCTAGAAGAGACCAGTAGAAAGATCTTTTCTGCGCATTTTGGACACTTAGCAGTCGTCTTCATTTGGATGAGTGCTGCTTTCTTCCATGGAGCGCGCTTCTCTAATTACACAGGCTGGTTAGCCGATCCTACAAACGTAAAGCCTGGAGCACAGGTTGTATGGCCAGTAGTTGGACAAGAAATTCTTAATGCTGATTTAGGAGGCAACTATCAAGGCCTCCAAATCACATCAGGTATTTTCCAAATGTGGCGTGCATGGGGCATTACCAGTGAAGTGCAACTGATGGCCTTAGCTATCGGTGGTGTAATCATGGCTGCCTTAATGCTTCATGGTGGTATTTATCACTACCACAAAGCTGCTCCAAAACTTGAATGGTTCAGAAAGATTGAACCAATGCTCCAACATCATCAAATTGCTTTGATTGGTTTGGGCTCAATTGCTTGGGCTGGTCATTTGATTCATATAGGAGCGCCAGTTGCAGCACTCTTAGATGCAATAGATGCAGGGAACCCTCTTGTAGTAGATGGGGTTTCAATTGCTAGCGCAGCAGACGTTACAAACCTTGCACCAAGGCTTTGTGATCCAGCTGTAGCAAGTCAAATTTTCCCTAGCCTTGCAGGCCGTACTGTAGAGAACTTCTTCACTCTCAATTGGTGGGCATTTACCGATATTCTTACAAACAAAGGTGGCTTAAATCCAGTAACTGGAAGCCTTTGGATGACAGATATCTCGCACCACCATCTTGCGTTTGGTGTGTTTGCCATTTTCGGCGGACATATGTGGAGAAACAACGTTCATGGTGTTGGCCACAGCATGAAAGAAATCATGGATGTTCATAAAGGAGATCCAATTCTTTTCCCCGCACCTAAAGGTCATCAAGGAATCTTTGAGTTCCTTAGCAATAGTTGGCATGGTCAATTAAGTATCAACCTTGCAATGGTTGGATCCGCAAGCATTGTGGTTGCACACCATATGTATGCATTGCCTCCATACCCTTACATAGCTATTGACTATCCCACGGTTCTAGGCCTATTTACTCATCACATGTGGATAGGTGGTTTGTTTATATGCGGTGCTGCGGCTCATGCTGGCATTGCCATGATCAGAGATTATGACCCAGCAGTTCATATAGATAACGTATTGGATCGTATCCTTAAAGCACGAGATGCCATTATTAGTCACTTAAATTGGGTTTGTATGTGGCTTGGCTTCCATAGTTTTGGCCTTTATATCCATAATGATGTAATGAGGGCTCTTGGAAGACCTAAGGATATGTTTAGCGATACAGGTATTCAATTGCAGCCATTCTTGGCCCAATGGGTACAGAATCTTCAGCAGAGTGCAGTTGGAACTGGAGACTTAGTAGGCGCTGGTAATTTACCTGGAAGTGTTCTAAGTGAAGTTTTCAATGGAAATGTTGTTGAGGTAGGAGGCAAAGTTGCTATTGCTCCGATTCCCTTAGGAACTGCTGACTTGATGATTCATCATGTTCACGCTTTTACTATCCATGTAACTCTCCTAATACTTCTCAAGGGTGTTTTATACGCAAGAAGCTCAAGACTTATTCCTGATAAAGCTCAGCTTGGATTCCGTTTCCCTTGTGATGGTCCTGGTAGAGGAGGAACATGTCAGGTTTCTTCTTGGGACCACGTCTTCCTAGGTCTATTCTGGATGTACAACAGTCTTTCTGTTGTTATCTTCCATTTTTCTTGGAAGATGCAAAGTGATGTCTGGGGGCTAACAGGTGGGAATTTTGCACAAAGTTCTATCACTATTAACGGTTGGCTTCGTGACTTCCTTTGGGCTCAGTCTTCACAGGTGCTTACAAGCTATGGCCAGCCTATTAGCATGTATGGCCTAATGTTCCTTGGTGCTCATTTTGTATGGGCATTCAGCCTTATGTTCCTATTCAGTGGCAGAGGCTACTGGCAGGAACTTTTTGAGTCCATAATTTGGGCACATAATAAATTGAAAGTTGCTCCAACTATTCAGCCACGTGCTCTTTCAATTACCCAAGGTCGTGCAGTAGGTGTTGCTCACTTCCTTCTAGGTGGAATCGCTACCACCTGGGCCTTTTTCCACGCCCGCCTTATCGGGCTCGGCTAA
- a CDS encoding YciI family protein — MPLFIKKEQFTQETLSLLPEIKKQYLADHKIWVKELIASGKNISSGYLTDQERNPGGGGLLFIEATNFEEAKDIIQQDPMIRNNLVNWEIQEWVPVAGNLLEQFNVDKFA; from the coding sequence ATGCCTTTATTTATAAAAAAAGAACAATTTACACAAGAGACTTTATCATTATTGCCAGAAATAAAAAAACAATATCTTGCAGATCACAAAATCTGGGTTAAGGAATTAATCGCTTCTGGCAAGAATATTTCTTCCGGGTATCTAACCGATCAAGAAAGGAATCCTGGAGGTGGAGGATTACTTTTTATAGAAGCAACTAACTTTGAAGAAGCCAAGGATATTATTCAGCAAGATCCAATGATTAGAAATAACTTGGTAAATTGGGAAATTCAAGAATGGGTTCCAGTTGCTGGGAATTTATTAGAACAATTCAACGTGGATAAATTTGCATAA
- the lipA gene encoding lipoyl synthase — MNTHKPDWLRVKAPQHERIGYVADLLSDLNLNTVCQEASCPNIGECFAGGTATFLIMGPGCTRACPYCDIDFDKSVRSLDPSEPERLGEAVKRLGLKHVVITSVNRDDLEDGGASQFVSCIDAVRASSVETTIELLIPDFCGNWDAFKKVMNASPNVLNHNIETVPRLYKRARPQGLYKRSLELLRRVRQESPNVYSKSGLMVGLGETDDEVLQVLSDLHDNNVDIVTIGQYLSPGTKHLPVDRFVTPDQFQKYKEEGQTRFGFLQVVSSPLTRSSYHAGEVKRLMQIYPR, encoded by the coding sequence ATGAATACGCATAAGCCTGATTGGCTAAGAGTGAAAGCTCCTCAGCATGAACGGATTGGTTATGTAGCTGATTTATTATCAGATTTAAATTTAAATACTGTTTGTCAAGAAGCTAGTTGCCCAAATATTGGTGAGTGTTTTGCAGGTGGCACAGCTACGTTTTTGATAATGGGACCAGGTTGTACTAGAGCATGTCCTTATTGTGATATTGATTTTGATAAAAGTGTTCGAAGTTTGGATCCTTCTGAACCTGAAAGACTTGGCGAAGCAGTTAAAAGACTGGGCTTAAAACATGTAGTAATTACTTCTGTAAATAGGGACGATTTAGAAGACGGAGGAGCCAGTCAATTTGTTAGTTGCATTGATGCAGTTCGAGCTAGTTCTGTAGAAACCACAATTGAATTACTCATTCCCGATTTTTGTGGAAATTGGGATGCTTTTAAAAAGGTTATGAATGCTTCCCCAAATGTTTTAAATCACAATATTGAAACTGTCCCTAGATTATATAAACGAGCAAGACCCCAAGGTTTATATAAGCGTTCATTAGAACTGTTAAGACGTGTTAGACAAGAATCTCCAAATGTATATTCCAAATCAGGTTTGATGGTTGGACTTGGTGAGACAGATGATGAGGTCTTGCAAGTGCTTTCAGATCTTCATGATAATAATGTAGATATAGTTACGATAGGTCAATATCTTTCTCCAGGGACAAAGCATTTGCCAGTAGATAGATTTGTGACTCCTGACCAGTTTCAAAAATACAAGGAGGAAGGACAAACCCGATTTGGTTTTCTACAGGTAGTTAGTTCTCCATTAACTCGTAGTAGTTATCACGCTGGCGAAGTTAAGAGACTTATGCAAATTTATCCACGTTGA
- the cobJ gene encoding precorrin-3B C(17)-methyltransferase: MNPNNRVALAFSSSAYSLLLRLKARGHVDSIALSPKAAAQVDLFGSKCLVHKPEDIFQRFWEPRAAFIVVGAIGAVVRMIAPLITDKESDPAVVVMDSRAQNIVSLLGGHQAGADELACQLAEDFGGHFVSTGFSRTEENIALDSFGDAWGWRRKGDISDWKNLMILIALKEPIKVEQTSGSLLWKTMEGAINTLEGSKNQKDIPKSHLMKISSQKSPQCCWHPATLWVGIGCERNTSYGLVTRALEAALEEACLAREAIAGLATIDIKYDEPAIKSLRSKYFFPLRLYSAQDLSQIDVPNPSRIVDSEVGTPSVAEAASILAAGERGILKFQKHIYTSNKSEKGSVTIAIAEAIEPFAPTRGELHLVGSGPGDPSFLTNDSRLALARSAVWIGYKPYLDLLEPIRKFDQARIDSFLTNERDRCEQALNLATQGIRVSLISSGDSGIYGMAGLALELWLERPKEDRPEFKVHPGISSIQLAAARIGAPLMHDFCAISLSDCLTPWEQIEERVRAASISDFVIAFYNPKSKSRNWQLQKAFEILLQNKPLHTPIAFARQLGRADETVEVHTIGSFPIDRVDMLTLLLVGNSKSFFKDGCLVTPRGY, translated from the coding sequence TTGAACCCGAATAACAGAGTTGCGCTTGCCTTTTCATCTTCTGCATATAGCCTATTGCTGAGATTAAAAGCTCGTGGGCATGTGGACTCCATTGCTTTAAGTCCTAAAGCTGCTGCACAAGTAGATCTTTTTGGTAGCAAATGCTTGGTTCATAAACCGGAAGATATTTTTCAAAGGTTTTGGGAACCTAGAGCAGCTTTTATTGTTGTAGGGGCGATTGGAGCGGTTGTAAGAATGATTGCTCCTTTGATAACAGATAAAGAGAGTGACCCTGCTGTTGTTGTCATGGATTCAAGAGCGCAGAACATTGTTTCCTTATTAGGAGGTCATCAAGCTGGTGCTGATGAACTTGCTTGTCAATTGGCTGAAGATTTTGGTGGCCATTTTGTATCTACAGGCTTTTCGAGAACTGAAGAAAATATTGCACTTGATAGTTTTGGTGATGCTTGGGGATGGAGGCGTAAAGGGGATATATCAGATTGGAAGAACTTAATGATTCTAATCGCTTTAAAAGAACCAATCAAAGTTGAACAAACTAGTGGCTCTCTTTTATGGAAAACAATGGAAGGAGCAATAAATACTTTGGAGGGATCTAAAAATCAGAAAGATATTCCTAAATCTCATTTGATGAAAATCTCTTCACAGAAATCGCCACAATGTTGTTGGCATCCAGCAACATTGTGGGTTGGGATTGGATGTGAAAGAAATACAAGTTATGGGCTTGTTACAAGAGCCTTAGAAGCAGCACTTGAAGAGGCTTGTTTAGCAAGAGAAGCTATTGCTGGGCTGGCAACTATAGACATTAAATATGATGAGCCTGCTATAAAATCTCTTCGATCTAAATATTTCTTCCCACTACGTTTATATAGTGCCCAAGACCTTTCTCAAATTGATGTACCTAATCCTTCCAGAATAGTTGATTCTGAAGTAGGTACTCCATCAGTTGCGGAAGCTGCATCAATTTTAGCTGCTGGTGAAAGAGGCATCCTTAAATTTCAAAAACACATTTATACATCAAACAAATCCGAAAAAGGTTCAGTAACTATTGCAATAGCAGAAGCAATAGAGCCTTTCGCTCCCACACGAGGTGAGCTCCATTTAGTGGGGAGTGGCCCAGGTGATCCAAGTTTTTTAACAAATGATTCTCGTCTTGCCCTTGCAAGAAGTGCTGTTTGGATTGGTTACAAGCCATATTTAGACTTGCTTGAGCCAATTAGGAAATTTGACCAAGCTCGCATTGATAGTTTTTTAACGAACGAACGAGATAGGTGTGAGCAGGCATTAAACCTAGCTACGCAAGGTATTCGCGTTTCATTAATTTCTTCTGGCGATAGCGGAATTTATGGGATGGCTGGTTTAGCTTTAGAGCTTTGGTTGGAACGACCAAAAGAAGATCGCCCAGAATTCAAAGTTCATCCGGGTATTAGTTCTATTCAGCTTGCTGCTGCAAGAATAGGTGCTCCATTAATGCATGATTTTTGTGCGATTAGTCTTAGTGATTGTTTAACGCCATGGGAGCAAATTGAAGAAAGGGTTAGAGCAGCATCTATCTCTGATTTTGTTATTGCTTTTTATAACCCAAAGTCTAAAAGTCGTAATTGGCAACTGCAAAAAGCATTTGAAATTTTGCTTCAAAATAAGCCGCTACATACTCCAATAGCTTTTGCTCGACAACTCGGTAGAGCTGATGAAACAGTTGAAGTTCATACTATTGGTTCTTTCCCTATAGATAGGGTGGACATGCTTACACTATTACTAGTTGGTAATAGCAAGAGCTTTTTCAAAGACGGATGTTTAGTTACTCCTCGTGGTTATTAG